In Desulfobacteraceae bacterium, a single genomic region encodes these proteins:
- a CDS encoding uracil-DNA glycosylase → MGVQDSLKTLNQAIRGCTRCRLAETRIHALCGEGPPDADLLLVAQAPGRVEDRQGRMFIGPSGHVLDELLQSAAIDREAVYMTNLVKCMLPKYRRPKADEIASCNRWLEGELALIRPTVVASLGFFATRFLFGRYGLALPPKAEFSSIYGRRVAVGDTILLPLQHPAAVLYNPAIKAVMIRNYRLLGEIFADVIKTPKRTRPP, encoded by the coding sequence ATGGGAGTGCAGGATTCCCTGAAAACCCTGAATCAAGCCATCCGCGGCTGCACCCGCTGCAGGCTGGCCGAAACCCGCATCCACGCCCTGTGCGGGGAGGGTCCGCCGGATGCGGACCTTCTGCTGGTGGCCCAGGCACCCGGGAGGGTGGAGGACCGCCAGGGCCGAATGTTCATCGGACCTTCCGGCCATGTGCTCGACGAACTGCTGCAATCGGCGGCCATCGACCGCGAGGCGGTTTACATGACGAACCTCGTCAAGTGCATGCTGCCCAAATACCGGCGGCCCAAGGCCGACGAGATCGCCAGCTGCAACCGTTGGCTGGAGGGCGAACTCGCCTTGATCCGCCCGACCGTGGTGGCATCGCTGGGTTTTTTTGCGACCCGCTTCCTTTTTGGCAGGTATGGCCTGGCCCTGCCGCCGAAAGCGGAATTCAGCAGCATCTACGGCCGGCGGGTGGCGGTGGGCGACACCATCCTCCTGCCGCTGCAGCACCCCGCAGCGGTCCTCTACAACCCGGCCATCAAAGCGGTGATGATTCGCAACTACCGCCTGCTGGGGGAAATTTTTGCCGATGTGATCAAGACCCCAAAAAGGACGCGGCCGCCATGA
- a CDS encoding MBL fold metallo-hydrolase: MTTRPVKIPIQKLRITVVYDNNPGAPGIAPDWGFACLITGTPRPVLFDTGGSGTILLGNLGRLGIDPGEIGVIFLSHFHGDHTGGLTQLLQKNKHATVCHPASFPAKFSAALNRSGIRAQALRAATKIDDGVYTTGELGTWIKEQSLMIPTEKGTVLITGCAHPGIVNIVAAAKAILGSDVYLVMGGFHLGGLGENKLVEIINAFKKLNVTSVGPCHCSGNTARRLFKNAYNRYYVDIGAGSVINLKRGDHV, encoded by the coding sequence ATGACAACTCGCCCCGTGAAGATTCCAATCCAAAAATTGCGCATCACCGTGGTCTACGACAACAACCCGGGGGCGCCCGGCATAGCCCCCGACTGGGGGTTTGCCTGCCTGATCACAGGCACCCCGCGGCCCGTTCTCTTTGATACGGGTGGCAGCGGCACGATCCTGTTGGGCAATCTGGGGCGACTGGGGATCGATCCCGGAGAAATCGGGGTGATTTTTCTCTCCCATTTCCACGGCGACCACACCGGCGGCCTGACGCAACTGCTTCAAAAAAACAAACACGCCACAGTCTGTCATCCGGCCTCGTTTCCGGCCAAGTTCAGCGCTGCGCTGAACCGAAGCGGCATCAGGGCCCAAGCCCTGCGGGCGGCCACGAAGATCGACGACGGCGTTTACACCACCGGGGAGCTGGGCACCTGGATCAAAGAGCAGTCCCTGATGATCCCGACCGAGAAGGGAACGGTCCTGATAACGGGCTGCGCCCATCCCGGGATTGTGAATATCGTGGCGGCAGCCAAAGCCATTCTCGGTTCCGATGTTTATCTTGTGATGGGCGGATTTCATCTGGGGGGTCTGGGTGAAAACAAACTGGTGGAAATCATCAACGCTTTCAAAAAACTGAACGTGACGTCTGTCGGCCCCTGCCACTGTTCGGGAAATACGGCCAGACGCCTGTTCAAAAACGCCTATAATCGCTATTATGTGGATATTGGTGCAGGCAGCGTGATCAATTTAAAAAGGGGGGACCATGTTTGA
- a CDS encoding universal stress protein — MFEKILVATDNLSFCDAKVRTAAAIAARERATLYILHVLESTSSVYRNFVTDFQTGEEILATPEYQQTVKEALDRNCESVLKKCKAHEIEIALGYPWEEILKRARDKGAALIILGPHTGEAEQKGVVRARGSIGSTLQGVITHERCPVMIIQRPVPEDRLNFKNVMVCVDFSDSCRHALEFAKKLVHLFGSRLFIFHAGTLPAADEALPSTVPAAAGELREKLEKFCGGIPDNIPYETHLAEGREPCSEILKFALDKDIQLIAMGSHTKEKGPKWHVGSAVADVSLRAECPVVVVTDPKALRGMTV, encoded by the coding sequence ATGTTTGAAAAAATCCTGGTGGCGACCGACAACCTATCTTTTTGTGATGCCAAGGTCAGAACGGCCGCAGCGATTGCGGCCCGGGAGCGGGCGACGCTTTACATTCTGCATGTTCTTGAATCCACGTCTTCGGTTTATCGGAATTTTGTCACGGATTTTCAAACCGGCGAAGAAATCCTCGCAACCCCTGAATATCAACAGACCGTTAAAGAAGCGCTTGATCGAAATTGCGAAAGTGTTCTAAAAAAATGTAAGGCCCATGAGATCGAAATCGCACTGGGATACCCTTGGGAAGAGATCCTGAAACGCGCAAGGGATAAAGGAGCTGCGCTCATCATTTTAGGCCCCCACACCGGTGAGGCCGAACAAAAGGGGGTGGTCAGGGCAAGGGGCAGCATCGGCAGCACGCTGCAGGGGGTCATCACCCATGAACGCTGCCCGGTGATGATCATCCAGCGTCCCGTTCCAGAAGACCGTTTGAACTTCAAAAACGTGATGGTCTGTGTCGATTTTTCCGACTCCTGCCGGCACGCGCTGGAATTCGCAAAAAAATTGGTGCATCTTTTCGGTTCCAGGCTTTTCATCTTTCATGCGGGCACACTCCCCGCAGCGGATGAGGCCCTGCCGTCGACAGTTCCTGCGGCCGCTGGGGAATTGAGGGAAAAGCTTGAAAAATTTTGCGGAGGCATCCCCGACAACATTCCATATGAAACGCACCTGGCCGAAGGTCGTGAGCCTTGTTCGGAAATCCTCAAATTCGCCCTGGATAAAGACATCCAGCTGATTGCCATGGGCTCGCACACCAAAGAAAAGGGGCCCAAATGGCATGTGGGCAGCGCGGTCGCGGACGTCAGCCTGCGGGCGGAATGCCCGGTGGTTGTCGTTACGGATCCCAAAGCGCTTCGGGGCATGACGGTTTAA